Proteins encoded by one window of Tunturibacter psychrotolerans:
- a CDS encoding non-ribosomal peptide synthetase/type I polyketide synthase, with the protein MNELNDQTRVTGQNGGEEQLLDCVAIIGMSGRFPGASDVEAFWQNVAAGKVTISHFSASELEARNSAGLESGPDYVAARGVLENPGMFDAEFFGISPRDAESMDPQHRIFLETCWNALEDAGYDQSTYAGQIGLFGGCSLNTYLLANLCHDRAFIDEVTGSYQVGEFRSFMGNDKDFLTTRVAYKLNLRGPCISVASACATSLVAIAQASQSLLNYQCDMALAGGVSVTFPQKRGHLYSEGSIGSKDGFCQPFDAAATGTVFSHGVGVILLKRLEDAIADRDHITAVIRGFGVNNDGSMKAGYMAPGVDGQSGVIAAAQAMAGVDAGSITYIEAHGTATPLGDPIEVAALTKAFRLSTDASGFCAIGTAKANVGHLDAAAGVAGVIKTALSLSKATLPPLAKFEMPNPNIDFENSPFYVNRELSPWRSDGPRRAGVSAFGVGGVNAHVVLEEAPAPSSSIPSLRSAQLLCVSARSQSALKVASENLARYITEHPEVPLEDVAYTLAVGRKPFDHRAAFVCTGVEDAVAKLSSANPQSNRVVPAKRLEVAFLFPGQGSQFAGMGSSLYESEPLYRREVDECSEILRPLLGLDLREILFPADISSQEAAERIQQTQFAQTGIFVTEFAMARLWQSWGIEPRTSAGHSIGEYVAAELAGVMSREDALKLVSIRGRMMQEMPRGGMVGVRLSEAELQPYLSADISIAALNAPKLSVLAGPLEAVEEVEKRLTSDGALFRRLRTSHAFHSSMMDPMLAGFEAEVAKITLHRPARPYVSSFTGTWIEPKQAASPRFWADQVRNPVRFADALKTLMSTPQILLEVGPGNTLGTLARQQPNSNAAVIVSSLSQRDEKSPVETGSIQEALGQLWLAGATPDWTKVYAQEQRRRVSLPTYPFERKLYWVDPPAHTSNSQIDERPIVVRAEKLDAQRAGEDAPDASEPLKEEPMQERKLRLQPIVSEVFTQLSGIEVTPDQVEHQFLELGLDSLFLTQATQGIQKKFGVKLTFRQIMEQYSTIASLAGYLDSVLPPDAFPAAAQVQAAPVQASTSPVGFSVPAANFGNSGSSMPAGSPAERLFSEQMAMMSKVFEQQMAALRATTGLPAVAAAPTPTATPATAPVSSAASTSVAPSSTGDAAEVKHGSYRPLQPRVQQDLDSDQQEYLDALLAKYQKKTPGSKRLTDKARVHLADPRAVAGFRPQWKEMVYPLVTERAKGSRIWDVDGNEYIDIVNGYGAIMFGHSPQFVLDAVHKQIEEGVAIGPQSPLAGEVAAQICELTGNERVTFCNTGSEAVMAAIRVARTVTGRDRIVYFAGDYHGTFDEVLVRNTPRGTVPLAPGIPLANTGNVVVLEYGSDASLDYIRKNASDIAAVLIEPVQTRNPGLQPIAFVKTVREITEQAEIALIIDEVVTGFRLAPGGVQEVFGVRADLATYGKVIGGGYPIGVLSGKAQYMDALDGGAWQYGDASIPEVGVTFFAGTFVRHPQALAAARAVLNHLKAAGPQLQLDLNRKTAELATRLDNFFVEHGVPSRIHHFASWFYFTFHGDARLGSLLYYAMREKGVHIQEGYPCFLTTAHSDEDLERVEAVFRETVEEMQRSNALPSHGEQHVPTATAHVVAMHPAALKETQAQVPITEAQREIYFAAALGDEMNCAFNESVTLRLRGNVDEKELQRAVESGFARHDALRSRISEDGESILIASAFAGEIKNVDLLASFATAESRERALQEAIEREGKTPFSLTEGPLARATIFRIAADEAVLLFTGHHIVLDGWSVNQLFEEISKFYNAKKSAPELLPLLPFSSYAIEEQTRHKAGEFADNEAYWVNKFSGLAPVLDLPTDRSRAMNKTYHGATLKGSLGTALYADLKGASARLGCTLYVTLLSGFQLLLHRLTRQQEVVVGISTAGQALYQNASLVGHCVHFLPMLSQLTEEETVKSHLAATRNALFDAFDHQEFTYGSLLQKLSIPRDAARLPLIEVQFNLEKIGARIGFDGLAAEVKANPKQFVNTDMFLNVIETEDDLKFDCDFNTDLFDEETVRRWMHQYAILLHSVVRDATVRVDELQLLDKEDRLEIVEGWNRTEVEFGREFIPIHRYAEMRTKEQADEVVVECGAKRWTGRELDQYANRVAHRLQREGLKAGHLVGLCVERSVEMLGALLGVLKAGGAYVPLDPRHPKERLEMVLDDAGAPLLVVGSSFASAQPAFRTTAKIVVLDAKIAEESDSSPQLSTAADSLAYVIYTSGTTGRPKGVAIEHSALMNLLRSMEREPGLSRADVLVAVTTLAFDIAGLELLLPLLTGARLVIANEERVADGYLLLQLLQSSKATVLQATPGTWRMLIDAGWSRELPLKVLCGGEALPRDLADQLVERSDQVWNVYGPTETTIWSSATRVTAGTGPLLIGPPIANTQFYVLDHRLQPVPVGVVGELYIGGMGLARGYWKRPDLTAERFLANPFAQGRMYKTGDLGRWHIDAQGQGRVELLGRTDFQVKIRGYRIELGEIEVALNRHPAVREAVVVAHTSKGAGTAITRLVAYVDAGNSAEHASALTADLLTMLAGSLPEYMIPATILPLPQLPRSPNGKIDRKTLPDAETFLKAGLHFAQRPFAAATTPEQKKLAEIWAEVLMLDRVSITDSIFELGADSLLIFRIAARSQKEGLNVTAAQIFKYRTILALSDGLGPHVVTNSNMIKVAPRIAVAPRKSYRGEGGTRG; encoded by the coding sequence ATGAATGAGCTTAACGATCAAACTCGGGTAACGGGCCAAAACGGAGGCGAAGAGCAGCTGTTGGATTGCGTTGCCATTATTGGCATGTCAGGGAGGTTTCCGGGAGCTTCGGATGTGGAGGCGTTCTGGCAGAATGTTGCCGCGGGGAAGGTCACGATCTCTCACTTCTCTGCGTCCGAGCTGGAAGCTAGAAATAGTGCCGGGCTCGAGAGCGGTCCTGACTATGTGGCTGCGCGTGGAGTGCTTGAGAACCCCGGCATGTTCGATGCTGAGTTCTTTGGCATCTCGCCGCGTGATGCGGAGAGCATGGATCCGCAACATCGGATCTTTCTCGAGACCTGTTGGAATGCATTGGAAGACGCAGGGTACGACCAATCGACCTACGCGGGACAGATTGGACTCTTTGGTGGATGCAGTCTGAATACTTATCTGCTGGCGAACTTGTGTCACGATCGAGCGTTTATCGATGAGGTGACCGGGAGCTATCAGGTAGGCGAATTCCGGTCGTTTATGGGAAACGACAAAGACTTCCTGACGACTCGCGTTGCCTACAAGTTGAATCTGCGCGGGCCATGCATCAGTGTGGCGTCAGCATGCGCGACGTCGCTGGTGGCGATCGCTCAGGCGAGTCAGAGTCTGTTGAACTACCAGTGCGACATGGCGCTCGCTGGTGGAGTTTCGGTGACGTTTCCGCAGAAACGCGGACATCTGTACTCCGAAGGAAGTATTGGATCGAAGGATGGATTCTGCCAGCCCTTTGACGCAGCCGCGACGGGTACGGTGTTTAGTCACGGTGTGGGTGTGATTCTGTTGAAACGGTTGGAGGATGCAATCGCGGATCGCGACCATATTACGGCCGTGATTCGTGGATTTGGAGTGAATAACGACGGGTCGATGAAGGCCGGATACATGGCTCCGGGCGTGGACGGCCAATCGGGAGTGATCGCTGCGGCGCAGGCGATGGCCGGAGTGGATGCCGGCTCGATCACCTACATCGAAGCTCATGGAACCGCGACGCCGCTGGGCGATCCTATTGAAGTCGCCGCACTGACGAAAGCGTTTCGGCTGAGCACAGATGCGTCGGGATTCTGCGCGATTGGGACGGCGAAGGCGAACGTTGGGCACCTGGATGCAGCTGCGGGCGTGGCGGGAGTGATCAAGACAGCGCTCTCACTGAGCAAAGCGACGTTGCCTCCTCTGGCGAAGTTTGAAATGCCGAATCCTAATATCGACTTCGAAAACTCTCCGTTCTATGTCAATCGCGAGTTGAGTCCTTGGCGGTCTGACGGGCCACGGCGCGCCGGCGTGAGCGCATTCGGTGTTGGTGGTGTGAATGCTCATGTTGTGTTGGAGGAGGCGCCCGCTCCGTCATCCTCGATACCCTCCTTGCGTTCGGCACAGCTGCTTTGCGTGTCGGCGAGATCACAGTCTGCGCTGAAGGTTGCTAGTGAAAATCTAGCTCGGTATATCACGGAGCATCCTGAAGTTCCGCTCGAAGATGTGGCTTATACGCTCGCAGTTGGAAGAAAGCCGTTTGATCACCGCGCGGCGTTTGTCTGCACGGGCGTTGAAGATGCCGTTGCGAAACTTTCGTCGGCAAATCCGCAATCGAATCGAGTTGTGCCTGCAAAGCGGCTAGAGGTCGCGTTTCTTTTTCCGGGTCAGGGATCGCAGTTTGCGGGCATGGGCAGTTCGTTGTACGAGAGCGAACCGTTGTACCGCCGCGAGGTAGACGAGTGCTCTGAGATTCTTCGGCCTCTGCTTGGCCTGGACCTGCGGGAGATTCTTTTTCCAGCCGATATTTCTTCGCAGGAGGCTGCGGAACGGATTCAGCAGACGCAGTTTGCGCAGACCGGAATCTTCGTGACGGAGTTCGCGATGGCGAGACTCTGGCAGTCGTGGGGGATCGAACCGCGAACCTCTGCGGGCCATAGTATTGGCGAATATGTGGCAGCTGAACTTGCGGGCGTCATGAGTCGTGAGGATGCTCTCAAGCTGGTGAGTATTCGCGGACGGATGATGCAGGAGATGCCTCGAGGAGGCATGGTGGGAGTGCGGCTGAGCGAGGCGGAGCTTCAGCCTTATCTCTCTGCAGACATTTCGATTGCTGCACTGAATGCTCCGAAGTTGAGTGTTCTTGCTGGTCCGCTCGAGGCTGTCGAAGAGGTGGAGAAAAGGCTTACCTCGGATGGAGCGCTCTTTCGCAGGTTGCGGACCTCGCACGCATTTCATTCGTCCATGATGGATCCGATGCTGGCGGGGTTTGAGGCGGAGGTTGCCAAGATCACGCTGCACCGACCTGCTCGCCCCTATGTTTCGAGCTTCACCGGTACATGGATTGAGCCGAAGCAGGCGGCGAGTCCTCGGTTTTGGGCGGACCAGGTTCGCAATCCGGTTCGATTTGCCGATGCATTGAAGACGCTGATGTCGACTCCGCAGATATTGCTGGAGGTGGGGCCTGGGAACACGCTCGGCACGCTCGCGCGACAACAGCCCAATAGCAATGCGGCCGTTATCGTCTCTTCGTTATCGCAGAGGGACGAAAAATCGCCTGTTGAAACAGGATCGATCCAAGAGGCGCTTGGGCAACTCTGGCTTGCTGGAGCGACGCCGGATTGGACGAAGGTCTACGCGCAGGAGCAGCGAAGACGAGTCTCTCTGCCGACCTATCCATTTGAACGTAAGTTGTACTGGGTTGATCCGCCAGCTCACACTTCAAACTCGCAGATCGACGAACGACCAATTGTTGTTAGAGCAGAGAAGCTCGATGCACAACGCGCAGGTGAAGACGCCCCCGACGCGAGTGAGCCGTTGAAAGAGGAACCGATGCAAGAACGCAAGCTGCGGCTGCAGCCTATTGTTTCAGAGGTATTTACTCAATTGAGCGGGATTGAAGTGACACCCGATCAAGTCGAGCATCAGTTTTTGGAGCTTGGGCTCGATTCGCTATTTCTCACGCAAGCTACGCAGGGTATTCAAAAGAAGTTTGGAGTGAAGCTGACCTTCCGCCAGATTATGGAGCAGTACTCAACGATTGCGAGTCTTGCCGGCTATCTTGACAGCGTGCTTCCACCCGACGCGTTTCCGGCTGCGGCGCAGGTGCAAGCTGCTCCAGTGCAGGCGTCGACATCTCCAGTGGGCTTTTCCGTTCCGGCTGCGAACTTCGGGAACTCCGGCTCGTCGATGCCGGCCGGGTCTCCAGCTGAGCGGCTCTTCAGTGAGCAGATGGCGATGATGTCGAAGGTCTTCGAACAGCAGATGGCGGCGTTGCGTGCGACGACTGGATTGCCAGCAGTGGCTGCGGCTCCAACGCCAACTGCGACACCAGCTACGGCGCCGGTGTCCTCTGCCGCGTCGACGTCCGTCGCGCCATCATCCACAGGCGATGCCGCAGAGGTCAAGCATGGCTCTTACAGACCATTGCAGCCGCGGGTTCAGCAGGATCTGGATAGCGATCAACAAGAATATCTCGACGCACTCCTAGCGAAGTACCAGAAGAAGACGCCGGGGTCGAAACGTTTGACGGACAAGGCGCGGGTTCATCTTGCAGATCCACGCGCGGTTGCCGGGTTCCGTCCGCAGTGGAAGGAGATGGTGTACCCGCTTGTTACCGAGCGCGCCAAAGGATCGAGAATTTGGGACGTCGACGGCAACGAATATATCGACATCGTGAATGGATACGGTGCGATCATGTTCGGCCACTCTCCACAGTTCGTGCTGGATGCCGTGCATAAGCAAATTGAAGAAGGGGTTGCGATTGGGCCACAGTCACCACTGGCCGGTGAGGTCGCGGCGCAGATCTGCGAGCTGACGGGAAACGAGCGTGTGACTTTTTGCAACACGGGATCCGAGGCTGTGATGGCTGCCATTCGCGTGGCTCGCACGGTTACGGGACGCGATCGGATTGTCTATTTCGCCGGTGATTATCACGGCACCTTCGATGAGGTTCTCGTTCGCAACACGCCACGTGGGACAGTACCGCTAGCGCCGGGAATTCCTCTGGCAAACACAGGAAACGTGGTCGTGCTTGAGTACGGATCCGACGCATCGCTTGATTACATCCGTAAAAATGCTTCTGATATCGCTGCGGTTTTGATTGAACCGGTGCAGACCCGCAACCCCGGCTTGCAGCCCATTGCGTTTGTCAAAACCGTGAGGGAGATTACTGAGCAGGCCGAGATTGCTCTTATCATCGACGAAGTTGTTACTGGCTTCAGGCTTGCTCCTGGCGGTGTGCAGGAGGTGTTTGGGGTTCGCGCTGACCTTGCTACATATGGCAAGGTGATCGGCGGCGGGTATCCGATCGGCGTGCTTTCGGGCAAGGCGCAGTATATGGATGCGCTTGATGGCGGGGCCTGGCAGTATGGGGATGCGTCGATTCCAGAGGTTGGCGTAACCTTCTTTGCCGGGACCTTCGTGAGGCATCCGCAGGCGCTCGCGGCGGCTCGTGCTGTGCTCAATCATTTGAAGGCTGCTGGGCCGCAGCTTCAGCTTGATCTGAATCGAAAGACCGCCGAGCTAGCGACGAGGCTCGATAATTTCTTTGTTGAACACGGTGTGCCAAGCCGTATTCATCACTTCGCCTCGTGGTTTTACTTTACCTTCCATGGCGATGCCCGGTTGGGCAGTCTGCTGTACTACGCGATGCGTGAGAAGGGAGTTCATATTCAGGAGGGGTATCCCTGTTTCCTGACCACGGCGCACTCGGATGAAGACCTGGAGAGGGTTGAAGCCGTGTTCCGCGAGACGGTGGAGGAGATGCAGCGGAGCAATGCTCTGCCTAGTCACGGGGAGCAACATGTTCCAACCGCAACGGCGCATGTGGTTGCTATGCACCCCGCTGCTTTGAAAGAGACACAGGCACAGGTTCCAATTACTGAGGCTCAGCGAGAGATTTATTTCGCCGCCGCGCTCGGCGATGAGATGAACTGCGCTTTCAACGAATCGGTGACGCTTCGTTTGCGTGGCAACGTCGATGAAAAGGAGTTGCAGCGCGCGGTCGAATCGGGGTTTGCGCGGCACGATGCATTGCGGAGCAGAATCAGCGAGGACGGTGAGTCAATCTTGATTGCGTCTGCTTTTGCGGGCGAGATCAAAAACGTCGATCTCCTTGCGTCTTTCGCAACGGCCGAATCTCGGGAGCGGGCGTTGCAAGAGGCGATTGAGCGAGAAGGGAAGACGCCGTTTTCACTGACAGAAGGACCGCTTGCGCGTGCCACGATCTTCAGGATCGCTGCGGATGAGGCGGTGTTGTTGTTTACCGGTCATCATATTGTTCTCGATGGATGGTCTGTAAACCAACTCTTCGAAGAGATCAGCAAGTTCTACAACGCGAAGAAAAGTGCGCCTGAATTGCTTCCTCTTCTTCCGTTCAGCAGTTATGCCATCGAGGAGCAGACCCGTCATAAGGCGGGTGAGTTCGCAGACAACGAAGCGTATTGGGTCAATAAGTTTTCCGGCCTTGCGCCGGTACTCGATCTCCCAACAGACAGGTCTCGTGCGATGAACAAGACCTATCACGGGGCGACTCTGAAAGGGAGTCTTGGGACCGCACTCTACGCAGACCTGAAGGGCGCAAGCGCGCGTCTGGGCTGTACGCTCTATGTCACGTTGCTTTCGGGCTTTCAGCTTCTATTGCACCGGTTAACTCGTCAACAGGAGGTTGTGGTTGGGATTTCGACTGCAGGGCAGGCTTTGTATCAGAACGCGAGTCTCGTTGGACACTGCGTTCACTTTTTGCCGATGCTGAGCCAGTTGACCGAGGAGGAGACGGTCAAGAGCCATCTTGCTGCGACTCGCAATGCGCTCTTCGACGCGTTCGATCATCAGGAATTTACTTATGGCAGCCTTCTTCAGAAACTTTCGATACCGAGAGATGCGGCACGGCTTCCGCTGATCGAGGTTCAGTTCAACCTCGAGAAGATTGGGGCTCGCATTGGCTTTGACGGTCTGGCGGCGGAGGTAAAGGCGAATCCGAAGCAGTTTGTAAACACGGATATGTTTTTGAACGTGATCGAGACAGAAGATGATCTCAAGTTCGATTGCGACTTCAACACTGACCTTTTTGACGAAGAGACCGTTCGTCGCTGGATGCACCAATATGCCATTCTGCTGCACAGTGTCGTGCGAGATGCGACGGTGCGGGTGGATGAGCTGCAGTTGCTGGACAAGGAAGACCGGTTGGAGATAGTAGAGGGCTGGAACCGGACTGAGGTGGAGTTCGGTCGCGAGTTTATTCCGATCCACCGGTACGCGGAGATGCGAACCAAGGAACAAGCGGACGAAGTCGTCGTCGAATGCGGCGCGAAGAGATGGACGGGAAGAGAACTGGATCAGTATGCGAATCGTGTCGCTCACAGACTACAACGCGAGGGGCTGAAGGCAGGACACCTGGTTGGGCTCTGCGTGGAGCGATCGGTGGAGATGTTGGGGGCGCTGCTTGGGGTGCTGAAGGCCGGAGGCGCCTATGTGCCACTCGATCCGCGGCATCCGAAAGAGCGGCTGGAGATGGTGCTCGATGACGCTGGCGCTCCGCTGCTGGTGGTGGGTAGTTCGTTCGCATCGGCGCAGCCCGCATTTAGAACGACTGCAAAGATTGTGGTGTTGGACGCAAAGATAGCGGAGGAGAGCGACTCGTCGCCGCAATTGTCGACTGCCGCAGATTCGCTGGCGTATGTGATTTACACCTCTGGTACGACGGGAAGGCCGAAGGGCGTCGCCATTGAGCACAGCGCACTGATGAACCTGTTGCGATCGATGGAGCGTGAGCCTGGGTTGAGTCGGGCGGATGTCCTGGTGGCGGTGACGACTCTTGCCTTTGATATTGCAGGATTGGAGCTGCTGCTGCCGTTGTTGACGGGAGCGCGGCTGGTGATTGCGAACGAAGAGCGGGTTGCGGATGGCTACCTGTTGTTGCAACTGTTGCAGAGTAGTAAAGCGACCGTACTGCAGGCCACTCCCGGCACATGGAGAATGTTGATCGATGCAGGCTGGAGCCGCGAGCTTCCGTTGAAGGTATTATGCGGTGGTGAAGCGCTGCCGCGGGATTTAGCGGATCAACTGGTGGAGAGAAGTGATCAGGTGTGGAACGTCTATGGGCCGACTGAAACGACGATCTGGTCGTCTGCTACGCGCGTTACAGCTGGTACGGGGCCGCTGCTGATCGGACCGCCAATAGCGAATACGCAGTTTTATGTGCTCGATCATCGTTTGCAGCCCGTGCCTGTGGGAGTTGTGGGGGAGCTTTACATCGGAGGTATGGGGCTGGCGCGTGGATATTGGAAGCGCCCTGATCTAACGGCCGAACGTTTCCTGGCTAACCCATTTGCGCAGGGTCGTATGTATAAGACGGGGGACCTTGGTCGCTGGCATATCGATGCACAAGGACAGGGAAGGGTTGAGTTGCTCGGCCGCACAGACTTCCAAGTGAAGATTCGCGGCTATAGAATCGAGTTGGGGGAGATTGAG